In one Chitinophaga sancti genomic region, the following are encoded:
- a CDS encoding DUF3823 domain-containing protein produces the protein MRYLIIASLLLILSAGCKKDNFEKPKSTLSGRVVYDKNALGLRSNGVQVELWQHGYALFSKIPVYVGQNGAFSAILFDGDYKLVLRQGNGPWLDNADSIDVKVSGATNVDITVKPYFIITNASFTKSGTQLTATVSVQQVNNNLPLEAVNLYIGNTNIVDQVNSIRSVSAKPDISGAFTMQLTLPADAAYFARVGVKTAGVAEQVYSEIKEVK, from the coding sequence ATGAGATACTTAATCATAGCATCCTTACTGCTGATCCTATCAGCCGGATGTAAAAAAGATAACTTCGAAAAACCTAAGTCCACACTTAGCGGACGGGTGGTGTACGATAAGAATGCATTAGGCCTGCGCTCTAATGGTGTGCAGGTAGAACTGTGGCAGCATGGATATGCATTGTTCTCCAAAATACCTGTTTACGTAGGACAGAATGGCGCTTTCTCCGCCATATTATTTGACGGGGATTACAAATTGGTGCTGCGCCAGGGCAATGGCCCATGGCTGGATAATGCAGATTCTATCGACGTAAAGGTAAGCGGGGCTACTAATGTAGATATCACTGTTAAGCCATATTTCATCATCACGAATGCAAGCTTTACAAAGAGTGGTACACAGCTCACGGCGACTGTTTCTGTGCAGCAGGTTAACAATAACCTGCCTCTGGAAGCAGTGAATCTTTATATTGGTAATACGAATATTGTAGACCAGGTAAACAGCATCAGAAGTGTATCTGCCAAGCCTGATATCTCAGGGGCATTTACAATGCAGCTGACCTTACCGGCAGATGCAGCGTATTTTGCAAGGGTAGGCGTGAAGACAGCTGGGGTAGCAGAACAGGTGTATTCTGAAATAAAGGAAGTGAAATAA
- a CDS encoding T9SS type B sorting domain-containing protein: MPKKNLQRYLLSCICLFYAISLRAQYPVPQVVGQPSVTARWLSINPRSCGTDMMMNTWRQSNAFRQKEKKTNHAILMNTNRLAAADYTLPVVFHIINEDPTTITDLDVTNALAALNDAYGKTGAFAGARADTRIQFCLAKTDPDGGATTGILRTKSYLADFDADMEGDALTALGKWDGNRYINIWVVSGIKSEFLQTFECGAWTRLHMAGYASAGGDVVVSGLGVDLVAHEMGHYLSLIHTFANQDCKNDDCTTDGDMVCDTPPDQSINGGFPCSSPENSCSTDTLSGFSTDVPDLPDNFMDYGGGTGCVMSFTDGQAQRMRDFIGSSLTGMIGSTLCNPPCATVAVAAFTKNVDYPLIGSTVNFTNTSTGATSYEWLVDNVVVSTAAAFSLPVTEKKNYVVKLRAYDASGCYSSMQDVLQVNCGVTARFYPDKRKIASKVGVELDSVLFTNRSINATAYSWRIKLGATETEVATTTDLTYVFQTPGNYQVRLIATDGTCTDTTNYVTIVVDDPTADGHVYLNSVECYNQTQLRVSLYFYNFGYQTIPKGTTVTLYNGKHDSIGVYLLPYDLKGKCASYLETFILNAYSDTLVAKFVTNTATMTNYRFRIQLTPADIAMTPAQTINLTPAVVSGGTINNVTWTPTTYLTCGTCVTTAFTAPYRQDTVFQQNVKVSNANNCFDSTFTTIHIAPVDDYTANVLSTECARNDSMYVTFEICNGYTAGNIPQHLNLSFYDANGVMIGNNYTIAAYSSSACESYHVTLKGASPFSIKVNTGTWPETDTSNNITAATYTLPTGSILPADTTVLRGASYTLNTAVNNFTATTYAWRTEAGNTMIAPTTATPTITVKDSAGIYAVMTNAYGCKLAVSAIVRLIPPDLTMTISEVKCYDNTHTLVTFEICTANGYDSIPKDLTVSFYDDGVLLKPLFYNDSAKAGTCHTFQQVIPTPVSGTVSAVVNATRRLKETDYTNNNDDASTDPFAVAFEPRVLEVGRFEDIQLTPLLTAGELPTSFTWTPAEGLSCSNCLYPTVHAVSAVVYMLTIKNEYFCTDTASVYVHTSVKDQFAMPNAFSPNGDGVNDVFYIIGAKDIISIDDFLIFDRWGNKVFEKHRGVPNDKSFGWDGANAKAGAYIYYIKAGNAQIKGTVLLVR; encoded by the coding sequence ATGCCTAAGAAAAACCTGCAAAGGTACCTGCTATCCTGTATCTGCCTGTTTTATGCCATATCTTTAAGAGCACAATATCCAGTGCCACAGGTAGTTGGGCAACCTTCTGTCACAGCCAGATGGCTCTCTATCAACCCCCGGTCATGCGGAACAGATATGATGATGAACACCTGGCGGCAGAGCAATGCTTTCAGACAAAAAGAAAAAAAGACGAACCATGCTATCCTGATGAATACAAACAGGTTAGCGGCCGCAGATTATACCCTGCCGGTGGTTTTTCATATCATTAACGAGGATCCTACCACCATTACGGACCTGGATGTAACGAATGCACTTGCAGCATTGAACGATGCCTATGGCAAGACCGGGGCATTTGCCGGGGCAAGAGCCGATACCCGTATACAATTTTGCCTTGCCAAAACAGATCCGGACGGCGGCGCAACCACTGGCATCCTGCGTACGAAATCTTATCTGGCTGACTTTGACGCGGATATGGAAGGAGACGCACTCACCGCCCTGGGTAAATGGGATGGCAACCGCTATATTAATATCTGGGTGGTGTCCGGTATCAAATCAGAATTCCTGCAAACCTTTGAATGTGGCGCCTGGACCCGTCTGCACATGGCCGGCTATGCCAGTGCCGGTGGCGATGTAGTAGTATCAGGATTAGGCGTGGACCTCGTAGCACACGAAATGGGGCACTATCTGAGCCTCATTCACACCTTTGCCAACCAGGATTGTAAAAATGATGATTGTACCACGGATGGAGATATGGTGTGCGATACACCGCCTGACCAATCTATCAATGGTGGATTCCCCTGTAGTAGCCCGGAGAACTCCTGTAGCACAGATACCTTGTCCGGCTTTAGTACAGATGTTCCTGACCTGCCGGATAACTTTATGGACTACGGCGGCGGTACGGGTTGCGTCATGTCTTTTACAGATGGACAGGCACAACGTATGCGCGATTTTATTGGCAGTAGTCTGACAGGCATGATTGGCAGTACTCTGTGTAATCCACCCTGCGCCACTGTTGCCGTTGCAGCTTTTACAAAAAATGTAGATTATCCGTTGATAGGGAGTACCGTGAATTTCACGAATACCTCTACTGGGGCTACAAGTTATGAATGGCTGGTGGACAATGTAGTGGTGAGTACTGCGGCAGCATTTAGTTTGCCGGTAACTGAAAAGAAAAACTATGTAGTGAAATTACGTGCCTACGATGCATCCGGTTGTTATAGCAGCATGCAGGATGTATTGCAGGTAAACTGTGGCGTCACTGCGCGCTTCTATCCAGATAAGCGGAAGATCGCTTCCAAGGTGGGTGTAGAGCTGGATAGTGTGTTGTTTACAAACCGTTCTATCAATGCTACCGCCTATTCATGGAGAATAAAACTCGGTGCAACCGAAACAGAAGTAGCCACCACTACTGATTTAACGTATGTATTTCAGACACCGGGTAACTACCAGGTAAGATTGATTGCTACGGATGGCACCTGTACTGATACAACAAATTATGTGACCATTGTAGTTGATGATCCGACTGCCGATGGACACGTGTACCTGAATTCAGTGGAGTGCTACAACCAGACACAGTTACGCGTTTCCCTGTACTTTTACAATTTTGGTTATCAAACAATTCCCAAAGGAACAACGGTCACTTTGTACAACGGTAAGCATGATTCTATCGGGGTATACTTACTGCCCTATGACCTGAAGGGAAAATGCGCTTCTTATTTAGAAACATTTATCCTCAATGCATACAGCGATACCCTGGTTGCGAAGTTCGTTACCAATACGGCTACGATGACGAACTACCGCTTCAGGATACAGCTCACCCCTGCGGATATTGCAATGACACCCGCACAGACGATCAACCTGACGCCTGCAGTGGTAAGTGGTGGTACAATCAATAATGTGACATGGACGCCAACAACTTACCTGACTTGCGGTACCTGTGTCACCACAGCCTTTACAGCGCCTTATCGTCAGGATACGGTGTTTCAGCAAAATGTAAAAGTGAGCAACGCGAACAATTGCTTTGATTCCACCTTCACTACCATTCATATTGCACCCGTGGATGATTATACAGCTAATGTACTGAGCACAGAATGCGCGCGTAACGATAGCATGTATGTGACTTTTGAAATCTGTAACGGCTATACAGCAGGTAATATTCCGCAGCATTTGAACCTGAGTTTCTACGATGCAAATGGCGTGATGATCGGGAATAATTACACGATTGCTGCGTATAGTTCTTCCGCCTGTGAGAGCTATCATGTAACTTTAAAAGGCGCGTCTCCTTTCAGCATCAAAGTGAATACCGGTACATGGCCGGAAACGGATACAAGTAACAACATTACTGCGGCCACTTATACTTTACCAACGGGGAGTATACTGCCGGCAGATACCACAGTGCTGCGCGGTGCTTCCTATACATTGAATACCGCTGTGAATAATTTTACAGCGACGACTTATGCATGGCGAACAGAAGCTGGAAATACAATGATTGCTCCTACAACAGCGACACCAACGATCACCGTGAAAGACAGTGCAGGCATCTATGCGGTGATGACAAATGCATATGGTTGTAAGCTGGCAGTATCCGCTATTGTAAGACTAATACCTCCGGATCTGACCATGACTATTTCGGAAGTGAAATGTTATGATAACACGCATACGCTGGTGACGTTTGAGATCTGTACGGCTAATGGCTATGACAGTATTCCAAAAGACCTGACTGTATCTTTCTATGATGACGGGGTATTACTGAAACCTTTGTTTTACAATGATTCCGCGAAAGCGGGTACCTGTCATACCTTTCAGCAGGTGATTCCTACGCCGGTGAGTGGCACTGTCTCTGCAGTGGTGAATGCTACCCGGCGACTGAAAGAAACTGATTATACCAATAACAATGATGACGCTTCTACCGATCCGTTCGCAGTTGCATTCGAACCACGTGTACTGGAAGTGGGCCGCTTTGAGGATATACAATTAACGCCACTGCTGACAGCTGGCGAATTACCCACTTCTTTTACCTGGACACCTGCAGAGGGATTAAGTTGCAGCAACTGCCTCTATCCTACCGTTCATGCAGTTTCTGCGGTGGTCTACATGCTGACTATAAAGAATGAGTATTTCTGTACAGACACGGCTTCTGTGTATGTACATACTTCCGTGAAAGACCAGTTTGCGATGCCGAATGCATTCAGTCCGAACGGCGATGGGGTGAACGATGTATTTTATATCATTGGTGCTAAAGATATTATCTCCATTGACGACTTCCTGATCTTTGACAGGTGGGGCAATAAGGTGTTTGAAAAACATCGCGGCGTGCCGAATGACAAGTCCTTTGGATGGGATGGTGCAAATGCAAAAGCGGGTGCCTACATATACTATATCAAGGCGGGAAATGCACAGATAAAGGGAACGGTTCTATTGGTCAGATAG
- a CDS encoding RagB/SusD family nutrient uptake outer membrane protein — protein MKKLSIILLLLLSTTSCMKDWLDREPRTILSDQQVWNDPKQIVALLANFYDRLPAESGLVDVNDNADGRLFQWRDMANFDDAMWSGQSNEDGRNNITSYNYNSWYLWNYTFIRDLNLAIENIAKYGVNLTAAQKKQYSAELRFLRAFNYFELVKRMGGVPLITSQLIYDYSGNVSNLQQPRAKESEVYDFIGNEVDAIKNDLGNDGSVSRANKYTALALKSRALLYAASIAKYNSLMAAPISTPGGEVGIPASMANNYYQQSLAASQEIINSGVYTLYKNNPDNGENFFEAVTKKASNKEVIFVKDYLLPTRKHVFSYDNIARGIREDNLGSSSVTPSLNLVESYEYLDGTNGALKIRTADNSDFIYYDNVQDIFANKDARLYGTIIYPGTTFKGLQLSIQAGVMVWNDTRNAYDVVEGSDLGTTYSDGKLLTGTSGPHRSIQEVSNTGFYLKKFIDPNDKTSTRGVQSDVWWVWFRLGEIYLNATEAAFELGQTGPALNYINTLRERAGFPANSVTVLTDERIRNERRVELAFEDHRLWDLKRWRIADKLWNGSSSGADAMIYALYPYRVIRPGNAHDGKYVFVKMVAPRFRAPRFFQLGNYYTAIDQSVLNNNPKIIKNPFH, from the coding sequence ATGAAAAAACTTAGCATCATATTGCTCCTCCTTCTCAGCACTACCAGTTGCATGAAAGACTGGCTGGACCGGGAGCCCCGCACCATCCTCTCAGATCAGCAGGTATGGAACGACCCTAAACAAATCGTTGCCCTCCTCGCTAATTTCTACGACCGCCTTCCGGCCGAATCCGGCCTTGTCGATGTCAATGACAACGCTGATGGGCGGCTCTTCCAGTGGCGCGACATGGCCAATTTCGACGATGCCATGTGGAGCGGTCAGTCCAACGAAGATGGCCGTAACAACATCACCTCTTATAATTACAACAGCTGGTATCTCTGGAACTACACCTTCATCCGCGATCTCAATCTCGCCATTGAGAACATCGCAAAATACGGTGTCAATCTCACCGCCGCCCAGAAGAAACAATATTCCGCCGAACTCCGCTTCCTCCGCGCTTTCAACTACTTCGAACTGGTGAAGAGAATGGGAGGGGTGCCACTCATTACCTCACAGCTCATCTACGACTACAGTGGTAATGTCTCCAACCTGCAGCAGCCCCGTGCCAAAGAATCAGAAGTATACGATTTCATAGGCAACGAAGTAGACGCCATCAAAAATGACCTGGGAAATGATGGTAGCGTATCCCGCGCAAACAAGTACACCGCACTCGCACTAAAGAGTCGCGCCCTGCTCTACGCTGCCTCCATTGCAAAGTATAACAGTCTCATGGCTGCTCCGATCAGTACGCCCGGTGGGGAAGTCGGCATCCCTGCTTCCATGGCCAACAACTACTATCAGCAGTCACTCGCGGCCTCCCAGGAGATCATTAACAGTGGTGTATATACGCTCTATAAGAACAACCCTGACAATGGGGAGAACTTCTTCGAAGCAGTCACCAAGAAAGCTTCCAACAAGGAGGTGATCTTCGTCAAAGACTACCTGCTGCCTACCCGTAAGCATGTATTCTCTTACGATAATATTGCCCGTGGTATCCGCGAAGATAACCTGGGCTCATCATCCGTAACGCCCTCCCTGAACCTCGTAGAAAGCTACGAATATTTAGATGGTACAAACGGCGCACTGAAGATCCGCACAGCTGACAACAGTGATTTCATTTACTACGATAATGTGCAGGATATTTTCGCTAACAAGGATGCCCGCTTATACGGTACCATCATCTATCCCGGCACTACTTTCAAAGGTCTGCAACTGTCAATCCAGGCTGGGGTAATGGTCTGGAATGATACCCGCAATGCCTACGATGTGGTAGAAGGCAGTGACCTTGGTACCACCTACAGCGATGGAAAATTGCTGACAGGTACTTCCGGTCCGCACCGCTCCATCCAGGAAGTATCCAACACCGGGTTTTACCTGAAGAAATTCATTGACCCCAATGATAAAACCAGTACCCGTGGTGTACAGAGCGATGTATGGTGGGTATGGTTCCGCCTGGGTGAGATTTACCTGAATGCGACCGAAGCAGCTTTCGAATTAGGCCAGACAGGACCTGCGCTCAATTACATCAATACCTTGCGTGAACGCGCCGGTTTCCCGGCAAACAGTGTAACTGTGCTGACAGATGAACGCATCCGCAATGAACGCCGTGTAGAACTGGCATTCGAAGATCACCGCCTCTGGGATCTGAAGCGCTGGCGTATTGCAGACAAACTCTGGAATGGCAGCAGCTCCGGTGCCGATGCCATGATCTATGCACTGTACCCATACAGGGTGATCCGCCCCGGTAATGCACACGATGGCAAATATGTGTTTGTAAAAATGGTGGCGCCCCGTTTCCGCGCACCCCGCTTCTTCCAGCTGGGTAACTACTACACAGCCATCGACCAGTCAGTGCTGAACAATAATCCTAAGATTATTAAAAACCCATTCCACTAA
- a CDS encoding sensor histidine kinase: protein MENEIRQRHAELYDLLLRYIKTDQAELDYLDEDGPGMELLSKSIQVLGKRLQDAERKLAATEKLLKTSQDTYASLLGEIQDYAIITLDLDGNIVNWNKGAERIKGYTAKEIVGKNFRVFYTPAARADKLPEKLLAAAIRDGRVQHEDYRVRKDGTLLWSSVTITALHNNEGELTGFIKITRDLSEKKLMEDQTLLYLRKLEMENKELEQFTYIASHDLQEPLRSISTLVELVAKEYAGKLDDTADSYLRFIRQSSNRMSDLIKALLDYSRIGKVKVKEAVDCNQVVLNAVDDLRTAIHESKAQVVLENLPIVQAYPVELKLLFQNLLSNAIKFRQKHVPPVVRITCVKKEHEYEFTFADNGIGIAPRYQEKVFEIFQRLHNQLQYEGTGIGLAHCKKIVTLHGGRIWLSSIPGEGSQFYFTISA from the coding sequence ATGGAGAACGAGATCAGACAGCGCCACGCCGAACTTTACGACCTGTTGCTGCGATATATTAAGACGGACCAAGCTGAACTGGATTATCTGGATGAAGATGGTCCGGGTATGGAATTATTATCGAAGAGCATACAGGTATTAGGCAAGCGGCTACAGGACGCAGAGCGAAAACTCGCAGCTACAGAAAAATTACTAAAGACATCACAGGATACATATGCCAGTTTGCTCGGAGAGATCCAGGATTATGCGATCATTACCCTCGACCTCGATGGCAATATCGTAAACTGGAACAAGGGTGCTGAACGTATTAAAGGATATACTGCGAAGGAAATTGTAGGTAAAAACTTCAGGGTCTTTTACACCCCTGCTGCCAGAGCTGATAAATTACCGGAGAAACTGCTGGCTGCTGCCATCCGCGATGGTCGTGTACAGCACGAGGATTATCGCGTACGCAAAGACGGCACCTTACTATGGAGTAGTGTTACCATCACGGCCCTGCACAATAACGAAGGTGAACTGACCGGGTTTATCAAAATCACCCGTGACCTCAGCGAGAAAAAACTGATGGAAGACCAGACCCTGTTGTATCTCCGCAAACTGGAGATGGAAAACAAGGAACTGGAGCAATTCACTTATATTGCCTCTCACGATTTGCAGGAACCATTGCGTTCTATCAGTACACTGGTAGAACTGGTGGCCAAAGAATATGCGGGTAAACTGGATGACACCGCGGACAGCTATCTCCGCTTCATCCGCCAGTCAAGTAACCGTATGAGTGACCTGATCAAGGCCCTGCTGGATTACTCCCGTATCGGCAAGGTAAAGGTGAAGGAAGCAGTGGATTGTAACCAGGTCGTCCTGAATGCAGTAGACGACCTGCGTACCGCCATTCACGAGAGCAAAGCACAGGTTGTGCTGGAAAACTTACCAATCGTACAGGCCTACCCGGTAGAGCTGAAATTATTGTTTCAAAACCTGCTGAGCAATGCAATTAAGTTCAGGCAGAAACATGTACCTCCAGTGGTCCGTATTACCTGTGTAAAGAAGGAGCATGAATATGAATTCACCTTTGCAGACAATGGAATCGGCATCGCACCACGTTACCAGGAAAAAGTATTTGAGATCTTCCAACGCCTGCACAATCAATTGCAATACGAAGGTACAGGCATCGGACTGGCTCATTGTAAAAAAATAGTCACCCTGCATGGAGGCCGTATCTGGCTTAGTTCCATACCAGGTGAAGGCAGTCAGTTTTATTTCACCATCTCAGCATAA
- a CDS encoding response regulator, whose amino-acid sequence MNKKLHSILLVEDDEATNFISQMVIKRMDCADHVKVAWNGAEALDYLKDCKNTPEGQPDLILLDINMPALNGWEFLEEYNKLGDQEKGQVVVVMLTTSMNPDDHKRAICHPDVSGFRNKPLTKGLMEDILDAYFNR is encoded by the coding sequence ATGAATAAAAAACTACACTCCATTCTTTTAGTTGAAGACGATGAAGCCACCAATTTCATCAGCCAAATGGTTATTAAAAGAATGGATTGTGCAGACCACGTAAAGGTAGCATGGAACGGAGCCGAAGCGCTTGACTACCTGAAAGACTGTAAAAATACCCCTGAAGGCCAACCAGACCTCATCCTGCTGGACATCAATATGCCGGCCCTGAATGGATGGGAATTCCTGGAAGAATACAATAAACTGGGCGATCAGGAAAAAGGACAGGTGGTCGTAGTGATGCTCACTACATCCATGAATCCGGATGATCACAAACGGGCGATCTGTCATCCTGATGTATCAGGGTTTAGAAACAAACCGCTGACAAAGGGCCTGATGGAAGATATATTGGATGCTTATTTCAACAGGTAA